The DNA region CAATTCCGCAGGTATTATCGTAGAAGATTACAAATACGAACCTAAGAAGTTAGTGACATCGACTCCCGAGGTAAATGTTTCCAGCACTTCTGCAACTGTTGTCTCTTCGAGCCCCGAGTACAAAGTTAGAAAACGTGTACGTGTTAGACCCGTAAGCACCACACAAGCTTCCGAGGTTTTCATCAAAAGTACCCTAACTCCTGTCGTAAAAATCATAAAGACTGTTGAATCAAAATCCAATGAATCTTCAGAAAAAGAGATAGTAAAAGGGATACGCACCGGTCTTAAATTGGTAAAACAAGCTGCTAAGGAAGGTGTCAAAGAAGGCATAGAAGAAACTATAAGCAAAAACTTTGATAGATACGGTCCTGGGGGACTCAGGAGCAGATCTGAGACTCTTCAGGGTACGATCGATTGTCAAAGAGCGGGTCTTTTCAGACATCCGACCCAATGTAACAAATTCTACACGTGCAGGTGGGATTGTACAAAGAAGAAATTCACTTTGCACGTATTCAATTGTCCGGTACATTTAACCTTCGATAGTAGTTTGGGGGCGTGCAATTGGCCAAGTCAAGGGCCAGCTTGTTTGGAGAACACTCTTTTGCCCAGTGAATAATTTGGCTGGGGTCGTTCtccaatttagttatttatagtttattgaaCATGTTCAttgatgtttgtttttatttattgcgcCACTTCATCCCTGGTAGTTATCATTTGTAGGTcttatttattggttttacGTTTTAAGCACATTATATAGCCttgccatttttatttatattgtatattaaaaattgtattataagatgtataaacattatatttaataataaacgattTAAACATACCTagttttttcttgtttatcCTATCTGATAACGAACATTGTTTGCTTTGACTCAACCCAATTAACAGATAACCATTAATCTTATCTGAACATATTCTGTGCTCGTAGTCTCGTAGTTTGTATGAGCGTTCTCGTTGtgctttataaaaaaactagcCTTCCAATAACCATGGTTTTAATCACGATAGGAATTCTTGTGCTGGGCATAGTCAAAGTGGTAAGTACGACaaagaaaattaagaaatccAAAATAAATGACAACCATATTTTGTTACACAGGTGATAAATCTAATTGTATTGATAATGTATAGAGTGGGTAATCAAACAAAACAGGACAACTTTTTGGGCGTTGGTGGTTCTTGGAACCTATATGATGAAAAGTACCCAGATGCCGAGATCTTAGCTTCCGGAGTACTTGTTGGATACATGATATACACCATCGTGTCAGTTATTAACACCCTATTAGCTGACGAAGAATTTAAAACGTAATGGTGGTTTACGCacgatgatttatttaattcttaaagttGTTGTGTTCCAGTTCTTTTACGGATATTTTGATGAAGGTTGTCGGAGTGTTTTTGTGGTTCGCCGTTGCTGGTACTGCAATTCACTATTGGAAGAGCTACAGTAACGATAACAAAGCTCTAGAAGGAAATGAGAAACAGgtgtgaaattaaaaatatgaaatagaacgacatttgtttatttttaatggtttttctACAGATTGGCCTGGCGATGGGTTCTCTGTGTGTTATAAATGGAGTGGTCTACTTCGGTGATGCTGCCCTTTCCATcttgttcttttttaatacaaaaatgggAAGTACGGCTTAATTTGCTGATTTTCAAATAACTGATCACTTACTGTTACttacaattttacatataaaaataataataatgtcttttaatgtaaatgtacaatattattattaaaacttttataataataaaatgtctaagtattagtttaattaataaattttctagaaaaataatgaaattttatttaagtaaaaatgtgtgtggaaacaaattcaataatttattataattaaaaataaattaatagtcaattaattaatttccaacaCTGACAAATTGGTTCCTAGGTCTCCAAAAGGTCTTAATTTTGATAGGAAAGTCCTCCTCATCTCAgtattccattttttcttcaatccCAATGGCATAATCCATATCTCGCCATTACttgatcgtacagaaaatttatatttacattttttgtaggaaattgaacgctctacaattttttcataactcttaccGTTTAGGACCTCTTTACAAAAAGGTCTCTTGTGggtactgattttaatagcttttaataaatattttaaatttatccatttaagttatgaatttttattaatattttcaaaattcattagGTGCAAACTATggtgattttatatatatatatatatatatatatatatatatatatatatatatatatatatatcaattcTAGATCTCAGTCATATATTTTcgtcatatttatattttattactcaaCGAATTTCACCGAACGCGCCTTATTTACCACTTGATCAAACATTGAGCAACACATCATAGACAATAAGATAAGGTATATGTTATCTGTAGTTATCTATTGGATAGCGTACTTTTTCAGTTCATGTTGAACAGGTGGAAACGTTTTTCTTTACCCTGCATGCATacgtgtatatttaatataccaaataaaaactatttataagtgttaaaaaataaggaaaatgaCGAGTCCATTAACAGTTGGTACCTTGTTTATAAGGCTGTTCAGTGGGgtgagtaaatttatttattgttttcttatCTATAATATGGCGATTTGAATGTGTAATGTGTAATATCTGTTGTGTATATTATGGGTGGGTCCAAATGATTTTGTTTAGGTTCTGAAATATGTATGTTCAATAAATGATAGATTTATGcagagtttaaaatatataacttatgtatgtatttaaacGCAATAATGATTAAATGCAAAAGATTGGatgataatcaattaaaattaatctaacaACGGTAAggcatttatttgtaaaacatttatttgtaactaCAAAATTCTTCCTTGGAGTAGTTACAAAAGCTTCTTAATCAaggtgtttaaaaaaattatcaatttaggTCAGATAAAATCGTACGGAATGTGCGTAATATTTAAACGACAATTGCGCCCTCCacaaatatcataataaatttgctACTTCATATCCAAAACCGaacgtattaattaatttcgttttgtttttcagGTGATCAATCTGATTGTTTTGATTTTGTACAGAGTCGGATTCCAAGGAGAATTTTTGGGAGTGGGAGGAACGTGGAATTTGAACGAAGCTAAAAATCCGGATGCAGAAATTGTTGCTTCCGGTATTTTCGTTGGCTACTTCATTTATACGATTATCAGTTTGATAGCTTTCTGTTTCTCTGTTGGAGATCACAAAACGTAACTAACTCATTATCTTCTTACTGTAATGTTGTAACTATTTTGTACAACTTTCAGAACATACACTGATGTTTTAATGAACCTGATCGGCGTATTTATGTGGGTGGCAATCGGTGCAACAGCTCTACATTATTGGAACGGTTACATGGCAGAACACAAATATGTATCCATGAATTCAGAAAGAATGGTaagaactaaaataattaaaaatgatttactaGGTCGGAGACTTTTTTTCAGATTGGTTTGACACTTGGGGCATTGTGTCTCATCAATGGAGCCTCGTATCTTATAAACACCGCAGTTGGAGGCATATTCATTGCGAGATACAAGTCCCAGCAATAATAATGCACAAcgataacaacaaaataatatcgACTTATTgagaaacattaattagttttaatttataatttattttttatgttcataaaattaataatacgtacatttattttgatctCCAACAAGTTCAGTTTCTAATAAAACAATCGTAAATTATGATGTAGAAGTAAATAGCAAGTAAATATATGATGGTGTTTTGATTAGcgtattttatttctgaaactTACGAATTatcctaaataaaaaattagcatTTCGTTATTAAACGTCAGagaaaaacaaacaaaggTCACATAATGACACTAATCAACATTTTCACCGGCTGATCATGCGCCACACGGTTTTCCATGCAGCGTTCTGTTGTTTGCGCGTCGcgcattacattttttactacCTAATAAACTTAAACTACTAAACCAAGAGATCTGAATGAATCAACTCATTATTCACCCACATGCACTAACAACTGAAACTCCCAGACGGACACTTGTGTGTGAATCAGTGGGCGTAGCTGGTCAATTAACTAAAGTCAAGGGGGTTAATTTCTGTGACAATTAGCGGCTCGGGTCCGCTTTGGTCAGTTCGATGTCGATTGTAGTCGAGAGTCAGCGTCAAAGTGGAGCAGTATAGTGAGTCTCTGTACGACGTGCCGAGAAAGATTATCATGATGAGCGGCGAGTTGGAGAAGGACGGGGATCAGAAGGAGGAGGAGGTCAAAGTGTTGCCCAAGAAGACGCTCACGGAACGATTTAAGGAACAATGGCAGGTTGTCATCAAGATATTGGAGTTGGTAAGTCATACAAATTTTCAGGtcatagtttaatttaaacaaagtttAAAGTTAGGAATATGAATTGCATTATCTTTGTATAAATGTAACTAGTTGATGGAACATGTAACCAAATGCAATTATGCTAAACCTTGTACATCTACatcaacaacaattaaaatacattcggTCAATTTTTCTTGTACTCATTTAAGTAGATAATTTGTAATTCTTGTCAGGACATTCAAAACacgtgtattaaaattaaaatagcgTTAATCATCTAGAATAAAACTTGGGGGGAATTAAATTACTCAATTTACATTTGTtgcttgttaatttatatgtgtCTGTCTTATTATCTAATGCATATTTCGAATGAGTAATGGATTTGAATTTTCTTTCAGATAATCTGTGCAATATGTATGGGTTTTATTTATGATCCAGCAAAAACAACGGGTTTGGGACAGACTCACATGGACCACGTTGGAGTAATGTATACAGCCTACACAGGTTTCATGTTAATCAACACGATCTTGTTGATCAGCAGATGCCTGAAGGACAGAATCCCTTACAAGACAGCCACCATGTTTTCCGTATCCGGGtcctgtatatttataataacggGCATATTGTTGCTGGTAGGCAGAGCGCAATTGTTCAGGCATTACTTCTATCATCCTCAAATGTATTTGCTGACGATGATGACGACCAGTATTATTTTTGCATTTGTTAACGCTGCCGTTTTCGCTGTCGACGCTGTTTTTACTTTCAGAAGGCAGGAGGATTTTTGATTAGTACAAAGCTTATGTGTTTTATGTGTTCAGTTAGGTTAGAAATAGTTTTACtttttgtattgtatatttCGATTCGCTATCAACTTCCGTCCACTagatatgatatttaataatgttaaaattagttttgtttcaattaaattaataatcttttaacTTGATTGATGTATAGTTATCACATAATAATGGTTTCgtatttaactatatttttataataaacaatttaataataaataatatttgttgttgacTTTTGTTTATatcctttataattataactatttaataataaacaataaatgacaGTTATAAACATGTCAGACTAACAATTTTGAAcgtttgttattttatgttagAAATGgaccttttaatatttacatgttGAATGGAGAATATAAGATTATATAATATAGAGCAAAATGTGTTCTCAGACCTTTATGAGAATAGTACAAACTGTAAGTAAATTTTcgaatatacaattattaattacacattaTGAAAAACGTTTGTGAGTTTTCATTTTTAGACTCAAATCAACTTacccattattttattgtagatCCTCGTGACAGGGTGCTTAAGCGCTGCCCTAGCAATGTTCTTCATAATCGGTTTTTCGATCACCGTCGTCCTGGTGGTCTGCACAAGCGTCATCTTTCTGCTCGTGCTTTTTTCGGACCTGATACTGCGATGTCGTTCTTGCTTCATTGGCGAGCACGTTTGGGGCTATTTTGCCTGCGGTGCCTTCTTGGAGTTCATGACTTGTGCATGTTTGGCGTTCGCCAGTTTAAACTTAAACGAGGCGTACGTCGAGGAACACAAAGATCACTTCGACAAGGAAGACACAGATAACGGCCATCATCACCATTACAATCTGTTTGTTGTCATTTTAAGCCTCGGCATCTTCTGTTTGGCCACCGCCATTTGTTTCTTTTACGATATATTTGCGTGAGTTCCACTCACAATCGAGAAGATTCAAACGAAATGTTTCATTTCAGGTTACTACTCAAAATGTGGGTGGTTTGTCGATACAGAGTTGATTGTCTTTGCGATAGTAAGTGTTTAAAAACAATGTCGTCATGAAATAACCCGCTAATGTTTGGTCCTGTTCTAGATTCTTCGAGAGCAACATATAGTGTTGGTTCACCGTAAGTGAAGATGAAACATGTTCTcgtttagattgtttaaaattatttttaaaccgttatttttttaattttttttagaggCGTTTGTAGTAACAGATCTGTGAACAGAATTTATCCGCAACATCCACCACTGTAACGAAaccaattgaaaatttcaatattactgttaattgactttcattttttaatttctaggaAACCTTGTCAACCACCCCAACTTTGTACAGCTTTCGActcaaagtaatttttattattaattttataaatatttatttattcttgaaATTGTCTCATTTAGGAATAGAAAAGAACAATCGATTCCAGCGGTGTGTTCGAGACCAGACAGTTCAAAAACGAAAGTTTCGTAAGTCAAACCATGTTTCAACGATTCCCATTGATAATGGGTACAATAATATCTAATCATATTTTCTGTTTATGTCCATTCATTTTTTCAGAATATCTAAATGATCTCCGAACCTAGTTTTGTAATATGAATATGAAGAtgtgtatgtatttttaattatttcgtttattttttattattaaatattctacttattttatttcaggaaTGAACCAAATGGAAGTAAAAAACTGGTAATCTGTTGTTTcaccattaaaaaaaagagtccgttaagaaatttataagtaagttttttttgtttaattttagttgattatgaaaaatatatttatattgtttcagGTAATTTCGTTCAAAGGTTAACAAAAATGgcattatgtaataataattccgTTTATATAACTGTTATGTAATAGactgtataataaaatgttgtgcAAAGTTGCctcttcttattttatttcaattttatgtataaattgttttcatgttGGTGGCCTGAGAAATTTGACAAAATGATTGGTTGACATTTTTTAGCTTTGTTGTTCAATCATAATTTAGTAATCACATTTCGGAGCCATGAGAAAAACCAAGAAATTCTAgtcaaaaacacattttatcagaaatgtttgaaattcattatttttaataggagaacatttttcataaatgtcGATTTATAAGTAAGTCCAAATAAAAATCGAAATGTAAAATGGAACACACTTTTTGACAAGCGGTTTCGATTTCAGTACAAGAACTGTTTATTGCCAATGCGATGAGTGAGTAAGGTACATACGTTTTTCCGAGttcgaaatttaaatgtaacgaAAACTTTCAGGGTCGACGAACCAAAAGCTGATTCAAAGATATGCGAGTAAGTTTACAATATaaaagtgacattttgcaaaaaaaaaaaaacatttaacattaatttttttagttgtaaATCAAAGGAAGATAGGTGAGTGGTTTATTTGTTATGATGCACGTTTTTCACTAAATAGTCGAATATCGTTCAGTAAGGAAAACGAAACAGGAAAGGGGAAAATTTGTGAATGCAATCCACAGAAAAAAGTCATTTGTAAATCGCCGAAAActgagtaaatttattttctagaaaaatcgcaacgaaattaaatataatagtttcttgaatttaatttgcagAGTACAACCAAGTGAAACGTACATCCCTCCACCAACACCACTGACATACGCCGCGTATGTATATCTAGGATAGACaaatgcaatttatttatatttacgatATTTTAGACCACCACCGCCTCCTCCACCAATTCAGTGAGTATTCAGTGTTCAGTATCAGTATCAGTATCAGTATCAGTATCAGTATCAGTATCAGTATCAGTATCAATATCAGTATCTGTATGAGTATATCTTTTGAAACGCTTTTCATGACAGGAAGCCACCGGAACATAAAGAAATGAAAGAGTGAGTAACCACCACATTTTTAAACTCCATTTTTCAATGAGATTAATCAATCCGTTTCAGTTGTTGCAGCTGCGAAGCCAGCGCCAAGtgagtaaaaaatatcaacgtaaattgttttataaatgccGAATCCCAATTTTCAATTGAagacaaaaagaaaaagaaagagAAGACCGCGAAATGGCGgaaaaagataaaaaggaacgaatgaaatatgaaaaagaacAAAGACAAAGGATGCTAAAAGAGCAACACAGACGAGAGAAGAGAGAGAGACAAGATAGAGAAAGATTGGCCAAGGAGCAAAGGTATCTACTATATTGTGTTTAAACCATGACTTTTTGTTGAGgcgttaatgtttattttcagaCAGAGAGAAAAAAGAGAAAGGAAAGAAAAGGAGAAACGGGAGAAGGAATTGAAAAAGGCGCGGAGGTGCACGTATTATGCGTAtgtatttgtgtattttacgtttaagttttaatatcatatttcttaaattttttctatatattttagtctAAACCCGACTTTTAGTAGAATAGCTTGTGGGTAAGTATACGAAACGAGCCCGAAattcttacatttaaattaattaattaaaaaattaatttccaacaGTCAGTCTCAAGCTTGCAATCCTTGTGGGTAAGTTTTACCATTAAGcattttacaaatgtttatttttataaaataaactttcagATCTAGTTTTCCTCCTTGTGGGTaagttgattaataaaaaaatacttaattaagtaGATTCTAACAAATCAGAattcttaaatgtttaaattttagttctcCAACAGTCATGTCTTGTGTGTAAGTTATGTGTTATAATTTCCTAaagtcaaacaaaaattataaagtaaatttcagACCTACGAATCCGTGCCAGAACATGTCTAGGGCGTGTCTCGCGTaagtttcatttaatattttcactttgaacactatttaattaatcactgAATTAAATTGCAGTAGGGAAATTTTGTCACCCTTTCAGTAAGttgaataagtttttataaaatatttcacattagattgtttaataaaaaaaattacagaaagGAATTATGTGCAGCAGCTCCGTAAGTTTGACCATTTCAcgataattacatttttctaatgaagtattaaaattacaggaCAGATGTCTGTATGAAGTGAGT from Aethina tumida isolate Nest 87 chromosome 1, icAetTumi1.1, whole genome shotgun sequence includes:
- the LOC109596951 gene encoding protein snakeskin; this translates as MSVLVVLYKKTSLPITMVLITIGILVLGIVKVVINLIVLIMYRVGNQTKQDNFLGVGGSWNLYDEKYPDAEILASGVLVGYMIYTIVSVINTLLADEEFKTSFTDILMKVVGVFLWFAVAGTAIHYWKSYSNDNKALEGNEKQIGLAMGSLCVINGVVYFGDAALSILFFFNTKMGSTA
- the LOC109596950 gene encoding protein snakeskin, coding for MTSPLTVGTLFIRLFSGVINLIVLILYRVGFQGEFLGVGGTWNLNEAKNPDAEIVASGIFVGYFIYTIISLIAFCFSVGDHKTTYTDVLMNLIGVFMWVAIGATALHYWNGYMAEHKYVSMNSERMIGLTLGALCLINGASYLINTAVGGIFIARYKSQQ
- the LOC109596948 gene encoding uncharacterized protein LOC109596948, coding for MMSGELEKDGDQKEEEVKVLPKKTLTERFKEQWQVVIKILELIICAICMGFIYDPAKTTGLGQTHMDHVGVMYTAYTGFMLINTILLISRCLKDRIPYKTATMFSVSGSCIFIITGILLLVGRAQLFRHYFYHPQMYLLTMMTTSIIFAFVNAAVFAVDAVFTFRRQEDF
- the LOC109596913 gene encoding uncharacterized protein LOC109596913 isoform X1 is translated as MCSQTFMRIVQTILVTGCLSAALAMFFIIGFSITVVLVVCTSVIFLLVLFSDLILRCRSCFIGEHVWGYFACGAFLEFMTCACLAFASLNLNEAYVEEHKDHFDKEDTDNGHHHHYNLFVVILSLGIFCLATAICFFYDIFALLLKMWVVCRYRVDCLCDNSSRATYSVGSPGVCSNRSVNRIYPQHPPLKPCQPPQLCTAFDSKNRKEQSIPAVCSRPDSSKTKVSISK
- the LOC109596913 gene encoding uncharacterized protein LOC109596913 isoform X2, whose translation is MCSQTFMRIVQTILVTGCLSAALAMFFIIGFSITVVLVVCTSVIFLLVLFSDLILRCRSCFIGEHVWGYFACGAFLEFMTCACLAFASLNLNEAYVEEHKDHFDKEDTDNGHHHHYNLFVVILSLGIFCLATAICFFYDIFALLLKMWVVCRYRVDCLCDNSSRATYSVGSPGVCSNRSVNRIYPQHPPLKPCQPPQLCTAFDSKNRKEQSIPAVCSRPDSSKTKVS
- the LOC109596922 gene encoding DNA ligase 1-like; amino-acid sequence: MSIYNTRTVYCQCDEVDEPKADSKICDCKSKEDSKENETGKGKICECNPQKKVICKSPKTEVQPSETYIPPPTPLTYAAPPPPPPPIQKPPEHKEMKDCCSCEASAKQKEKEREDREMAEKDKKERMKYEKEQRQRMLKEQHRREKRERQDRERLAKEQRQREKRERKEKEKREKELKKARRCTYYALNPTFSRIACGQSQACNPCGSSFPPCGSPTVMSCVPTNPCQNMSRACLAREILSPFQKELCAAAPTDVCMNREVPSNFQRQPCLPPP